One genomic region from Pseudoduganella dura encodes:
- a CDS encoding cytochrome c oxidase subunit II, protein MALAVVMVLIAAGAVVFHFVSPWQVTGIASNWHAMDDALWLTFVITGVAFVVLHLFVAYVLVRYRHRAGHRASAAHGNRKLEWWLIGVTTAGIIGLLAPGLTVYARLITPPANAAVFEVMGQQWNWHYRLPGRDGRLGAAAVRFVTGANPFGIDPRDPSGQDDVLVQGQELHLPLNRPALAQLRAQDVLHDFYVPQFRTRMNMVPGMVTHFWFTPERTGRYEVLCAQLCGVGHSNMRSWVVVDELPVYATWLAKQPTFGGGAPSGGPGAAAGAPGGPAEPGKLGRLVAQQKGCVACHSVDGSRGVGPSWKGLYGSSEALEGGATAKVDEAYLREAINAPQASVVRGYPPVMPPAGLSEAELAAVVEYIKTVH, encoded by the coding sequence ATCGCGCTGGCGGTGGTAATGGTGCTGATCGCGGCTGGCGCTGTGGTCTTCCACTTCGTCAGTCCGTGGCAAGTCACCGGGATCGCGTCGAACTGGCACGCGATGGATGATGCGCTGTGGCTGACCTTCGTGATCACCGGCGTCGCGTTCGTCGTGCTGCACCTGTTCGTTGCGTATGTGCTGGTGCGCTACCGGCACCGCGCCGGCCACCGGGCCTCGGCCGCGCACGGCAACCGGAAGCTCGAGTGGTGGCTGATCGGCGTCACCACGGCCGGCATCATCGGGCTGCTGGCGCCGGGCCTTACCGTGTATGCGCGGCTGATCACGCCGCCCGCCAATGCCGCGGTATTCGAGGTAATGGGGCAGCAATGGAACTGGCATTACCGCCTGCCCGGGCGCGATGGCAGGCTCGGCGCGGCGGCGGTGCGCTTCGTGACCGGCGCCAACCCGTTCGGCATCGATCCGCGGGACCCGTCCGGGCAGGACGACGTGCTGGTGCAGGGCCAGGAACTGCACCTGCCGCTGAACCGTCCCGCGCTTGCGCAGTTGCGCGCGCAGGATGTGCTGCATGACTTCTACGTGCCCCAGTTCCGCACGCGGATGAACATGGTGCCGGGGATGGTCACGCATTTCTGGTTCACGCCCGAACGCACCGGGCGCTATGAGGTGCTGTGCGCGCAGCTGTGCGGCGTGGGGCATTCGAACATGCGCAGCTGGGTCGTCGTCGACGAATTGCCAGTGTATGCGACTTGGCTGGCGAAGCAGCCCACGTTCGGCGGCGGCGCCCCTTCGGGTGGCCCGGGCGCCGCCGCGGGCGCCCCGGGCGGTCCGGCCGAGCCCGGCAAGCTGGGCCGGCTGGTGGCGCAGCAGAAGGGCTGCGTCGCCTGCCACAGCGTGGACGGCAGCCGCGGCGTGGGGCCGTCGTGGAAAGGGCTGTACGGCAGCAGCGAGGCGCTGGAAGGCGGCGCCACGGCGAAAGTCGACGAAGCCTACCTGCGGGAGGCGATCAACGCGCCGCAGGCCAGCGTCGTGCGCGGCTATCCGCCGGTAATGCCGCCGGCCGGGTTGTCGGAAGCGGAGCTGGCGGCCGTCGTCGAATACATCAAGACGGTGCATTGA
- a CDS encoding serine hydrolase domain-containing protein, giving the protein MHRRPAPHLAAFLLATPMLCTAAPATDDPGLAARIAAVEAGLQPAVAIAGAAPASRRLADEMARLGVPGASIAVIHAGQIEWAKGYGVVTPGGAAVSPSTLFQAGSISKPVTAVAALKLVENGTLALDTNVNGYLNWWKLPNNVDDTPVTLRQLLSHTAGTTVHGFAGYAAGAKVPTLVQLLNGAAPSNSRGVHVSTKPGTKWRYSGGGYEVVQYVIGERAGKDFAQLVQDTVLRPLGMHDSTFAQPLPPALLARAALPHDAAGKPIAGGPHTYPELAAAGLWTTPSDLARLAIEVKQSAAGQSNKVLSQSMTQLMLSPVQENFGLGWRIEGTGQARSFSHGGANAGYQNTLVAYTERGDGVAVMTNGDRGGELAGELVRAVATAYNWPTQRATVRAAVATPAAALTALPGKYVIEGLGDFTIARAGDRLTVALRAGAPEPLHAAPDGSWFVTSMEAELRFAATGERGRITAPGLDTAFEKAK; this is encoded by the coding sequence TTGCATCGTCGCCCCGCCCCGCATCTCGCCGCTTTCCTGCTGGCCACCCCCATGCTGTGCACCGCCGCCCCGGCCACCGACGATCCCGGGCTCGCGGCCCGCATCGCCGCCGTGGAAGCGGGCCTGCAGCCTGCCGTCGCGATTGCCGGCGCGGCGCCGGCCAGCCGCCGGCTGGCCGATGAAATGGCCCGCCTGGGCGTGCCGGGCGCCAGCATCGCGGTCATCCATGCCGGACAGATCGAATGGGCGAAGGGCTATGGCGTGGTGACGCCGGGCGGCGCGGCCGTCTCGCCCTCCACATTGTTCCAGGCCGGTTCGATCAGCAAGCCGGTGACCGCGGTCGCCGCGCTGAAGCTGGTGGAAAACGGCACGCTGGCGCTCGATACCAACGTCAACGGCTACCTCAACTGGTGGAAGCTGCCGAACAACGTGGACGACACCCCCGTCACGCTGCGCCAGCTGCTGTCGCACACGGCCGGCACCACGGTGCACGGCTTCGCCGGCTATGCGGCGGGCGCGAAGGTGCCGACCCTCGTGCAACTGCTCAACGGCGCCGCGCCGTCCAATTCGCGCGGCGTGCACGTGTCGACGAAACCCGGCACGAAGTGGCGCTACTCGGGCGGCGGCTACGAGGTCGTGCAATACGTGATCGGCGAGCGGGCCGGGAAGGATTTCGCGCAACTGGTGCAGGACACGGTGCTGCGACCGCTCGGCATGCACGACAGCACATTCGCCCAGCCGCTGCCGCCGGCGCTGCTGGCGCGCGCCGCCTTGCCCCACGATGCCGCCGGCAAGCCGATCGCCGGCGGGCCGCATACCTATCCGGAACTGGCGGCGGCCGGCCTGTGGACGACACCTTCGGACCTGGCCCGGCTGGCGATCGAAGTCAAGCAATCGGCGGCGGGGCAGTCGAACAAGGTGCTGTCGCAATCGATGACGCAACTGATGCTGTCACCCGTGCAGGAAAACTTCGGCCTGGGCTGGCGCATCGAGGGTACCGGCCAGGCCCGGTCGTTCAGCCATGGCGGTGCCAACGCGGGCTACCAGAACACGCTGGTCGCCTACACGGAGCGCGGCGACGGCGTGGCCGTGATGACCAACGGCGACCGGGGCGGCGAACTGGCGGGGGAACTGGTGCGCGCCGTGGCCACGGCCTACAACTGGCCGACGCAGCGCGCCACGGTGCGCGCCGCCGTGGCCACGCCCGCCGCCGCGCTCACCGCGCTGCCGGGCAAGTACGTGATCGAGGGGCTGGGCGACTTCACGATCGCCCGCGCCGGCGACCGGTTGACCGTGGCACTGCGCGCCGGGGCCCCGGAACCGCTGCATGCGGCGCCGGACGGCAGCTGGTTCGTCACGTCGATGGAAGCCGAACTGCGCTTCGCCGCCACCGGCGAGCGCGGACGCATCACCGCGCCGGGGCTCGATACCGCGTTCGAGAAGGCGAAGTAA
- the gltX gene encoding glutamate--tRNA ligase: protein MTTAATQNPTPVRTRFAPSPTGFLHLGGARTALYSWAFARHFGGTFVLRIEDTDVERSTPEAVQAIIDGMQWLGLDHDEGPFYQMQRMDRYREVIAQMLQAGTAYHCYSTPEEVEAMRERFRAAGEKPRYDGTWRPEEGKTLPAIPADRKPVVRFRNPLDGDVTWNDVVKGPITISNRELDDLVIARTDGTPTYNFCVAVDDWDMRITHVLRGDDHVNNTPRQINILRAIGAELPEYGHLPMILGPDGQKLSKRHGAVSVMEYPAQGFLPEAMLNYLARLGWSHGDDEVFSMEQFCEWFNLEHLTASAAQFNNEKLAWLNNHWIKQADNDRLAGLAKPRMLEAGAVFDGAPGLPTVLALLKERANTVNELADAAMLFYRAPQPDAALMAQHFTDAVKPALALFAERIATVEWTKEAIAAMIKEVLAANGLKMPQLAMPLRLIVTGQLQTPAIDAVLQLFGRDVVLARLAKFI from the coding sequence ATGACCACTGCCGCCACACAAAATCCGACCCCGGTCCGTACCCGGTTCGCTCCCAGCCCGACCGGCTTCCTCCACCTGGGCGGCGCCCGCACGGCGCTGTATTCGTGGGCCTTCGCACGCCACTTCGGCGGCACGTTCGTGCTGCGCATCGAGGATACCGACGTCGAGCGCTCCACGCCCGAGGCCGTGCAGGCGATCATCGACGGCATGCAGTGGCTGGGCCTGGACCATGACGAAGGACCGTTCTACCAGATGCAGCGGATGGACCGCTACCGCGAGGTGATCGCCCAGATGCTGCAGGCCGGCACCGCGTATCACTGCTACAGCACGCCGGAAGAAGTCGAGGCGATGCGCGAGCGCTTCCGCGCCGCCGGCGAAAAGCCCCGCTACGACGGCACCTGGCGGCCGGAAGAGGGCAAGACGCTGCCGGCCATCCCGGCCGACCGCAAGCCGGTGGTGCGCTTCCGGAACCCGCTGGACGGCGACGTGACGTGGAACGACGTGGTGAAGGGCCCGATCACGATCTCGAACCGCGAGCTGGACGACCTGGTCATCGCCCGCACCGACGGCACGCCCACCTATAACTTCTGCGTGGCGGTGGACGACTGGGACATGCGCATCACCCACGTGCTGCGCGGCGACGACCATGTCAACAACACGCCGCGCCAGATCAACATCCTGCGTGCGATCGGCGCCGAGCTGCCCGAGTACGGCCACCTGCCGATGATCCTCGGTCCGGACGGCCAGAAGCTGTCGAAGCGCCACGGCGCCGTCAGCGTGATGGAATACCCGGCCCAGGGCTTCCTGCCTGAAGCGATGCTGAACTACCTGGCGCGCCTGGGCTGGAGCCACGGCGACGATGAAGTGTTCTCGATGGAACAGTTCTGCGAATGGTTCAACCTGGAGCACCTGACCGCCTCGGCGGCGCAGTTCAACAACGAAAAGCTGGCCTGGCTGAACAATCACTGGATCAAGCAGGCCGACAACGACCGGCTGGCCGGGCTGGCCAAACCCCGCATGCTGGAAGCGGGCGCCGTGTTCGACGGCGCGCCCGGGCTGCCCACCGTGCTGGCGCTGCTGAAGGAGCGTGCCAACACCGTCAACGAACTGGCCGACGCGGCGATGCTGTTCTACCGCGCGCCGCAACCGGATGCGGCGCTGATGGCGCAGCACTTCACCGATGCGGTGAAGCCAGCGCTGGCACTGTTCGCCGAGCGCATCGCCACGGTTGAATGGACCAAGGAAGCGATCGCCGCGATGATCAAGGAAGTGCTGGCCGCCAACGGCCTGAAGATGCCGCAGCTGGCCATGCCGCTGCGCCTGATCGTGACCGGCCAGCTGCAGACGCCGGCGATCGATGCCGTGCTGCAGTTGTTCGGCCGCGACGTGGTACTTGCGCGCCTTGCCAAATTCATCTGA
- a CDS encoding helix-turn-helix domain-containing protein: MPYRPPASALRGDIAHAWHDAQGGGVPAGLLALLYGEPGRPLHEAARELGCAPRTVQRALAGLGLTYDVLRQAVRLTIAGRLLRDGTGMVTEAAHAAGFYDAAHLNRAWRAACDIMPLRYRALTRV, translated from the coding sequence ATGCCATATCGCCCGCCGGCAAGCGCGCTGCGCGGCGACATCGCGCACGCCTGGCACGACGCGCAGGGCGGCGGCGTTCCGGCCGGATTGCTGGCGCTGCTGTACGGCGAACCCGGCAGGCCCTTGCACGAGGCGGCGCGGGAGCTGGGCTGCGCGCCCCGCACGGTGCAGCGCGCGCTGGCCGGACTCGGCCTGACGTACGATGTGCTGCGCCAGGCGGTACGGCTCACCATCGCCGGCCGTTTGCTGCGCGACGGTACCGGCATGGTGACCGAGGCCGCGCACGCGGCCGGCTTTTACGACGCGGCGCACCTGAACCGGGCCTGGCGCGCGGCCTGCGACATCATGCCGCTGCGCTACCGGGCACTGACGCGCGTGTAA
- a CDS encoding O-methyltransferase, whose product MSPRSALAGGRYGISTIHLAAAVRRRGEGRVISTELVARKAARARCHLADAQLADLVDVRVGDALATLAADPPRRMGMVLLDGAKRQYLPLLRQLEPDLLPGALIVADNTAMAGAADFVEYLQGSANGYATSTLYIRALDDYHPLLLATLLR is encoded by the coding sequence ATGTCGCCGCGCAGCGCGCTTGCCGGCGGGCGATATGGCATCTCGACCATCCACCTGGCAGCGGCCGTGCGCCGGCGTGGCGAAGGCCGCGTGATCTCGACCGAACTGGTGGCCCGCAAGGCGGCCCGGGCCAGGTGCCACCTGGCGGACGCGCAGCTGGCGGACCTGGTCGACGTCCGGGTCGGGGACGCGCTGGCCACGCTGGCAGCCGATCCGCCGCGCCGCATGGGCATGGTGCTGCTCGACGGCGCCAAGCGCCAGTACCTGCCGTTGCTGCGGCAGCTCGAACCGGACCTGCTGCCGGGCGCGCTCATCGTGGCCGACAACACGGCGATGGCCGGTGCAGCGGACTTCGTGGAATACCTGCAGGGCAGTGCGAACGGCTATGCCACCTCGACGCTGTACATCCGCGCGCTGGACGACTATCACCCGCTGTTGCTGGCAACGCTACTCCGCTGA